In Actinoplanes derwentensis, the following proteins share a genomic window:
- a CDS encoding MBL fold metallo-hydrolase: MLVYEHTGDALFIGDVGRPDLLVSAGVTADELDHMLHDSVQHKLMALPDEVRVFPAHGAGSACGKNLSTIGEQRRTNYACAPMSVEQFLTVVTAGQPAAPATSPSPGTSRGR, translated from the coding sequence GTGCTCGTCTACGAACACACCGGCGACGCGCTGTTCATCGGTGACGTAGGCCGACCCGACCTGCTCGTCTCCGCCGGGGTGACCGCCGACGAACTCGACCACATGCTCCACGACAGCGTGCAGCACAAACTCATGGCCCTGCCCGACGAAGTTCGGGTGTTCCCCGCCCACGGCGCCGGATCCGCCTGCGGCAAGAACCTGTCCACCATCGGCGAGCAACGCCGCACCAATTACGCCTGCGCCCCGATGAGCGTCGAGCAGTTCCTCACCGTGGTCACCGCCGGACAGCCCGCCGCACCGGCTACTTCGCCTTCGCCGGGCACCTCAAGGGGGCGCTGA
- a CDS encoding MBL fold metallo-hydrolase: MLVTQYYLDCLSQASYLIANETTGQAVLADARAHGLTIAGVINTHFHAGHLEVAAATGAWMGFGRRAETEYPIRHFTDSERISLGDVTLQIMETPRAHPRIDQRARLRTHRRRAVHR, translated from the coding sequence ATGCTGGTCACGCAGTACTACCTCGACTGCCTGTCGCAGGCCTCATACCTGATCGCCAACGAGACCACGGGCCAGGCCGTGCTCGCCGACGCCCGGGCCCACGGCCTGACCATCGCCGGGGTCATCAACACCCACTTCCACGCCGGCCACCTCGAAGTCGCCGCGGCCACCGGCGCCTGGATGGGGTTCGGCCGGCGCGCCGAGACCGAATACCCGATCCGGCACTTCACCGATAGTGAACGCATCAGCCTCGGCGACGTCACCCTGCAGATCATGGAAACCCCCCGGGCACACCCCCGAATCGATCAGCGTGCTCGTCTACGAACACACCGGCGACGCGCTGTTCATCGGTGA